AAAGAGCCTGAGATCTTTAAAGAGGTGGCGCCGGGACTTGATACTGTTGGAATGATGCTCCCCTATGCTCCCGTGCATTATCTACTTTTCTCAAACATGAAAGTCGATTTTATGGTTATGACTTCGGCAAATCTTCCTGGAGAGCCCATGTATATCGATGAGGGCGTATTCAATCTTGATCTGGACGGTTATTTGGTTCACAATCTGAAGATTTCAAACAGAGTCGATGATTCCGTTGTCAAGTTCTGCGCAGGAACCAGAATGATTGTGAGGAGGTCGAGAGGATTTGTGCCAAAGGCCCTGAATATGGATGTTAAGGGTTATGCTCTGGCTGTGGGGGCAGAGCTTTACAACTCCATAGCAGTTCTGAGAGAGGGAAAAGCTGTTGTGTCGCAGTATATTGGCAATACGTATAACTTCAAAACTTACAGCGAATTTTTCAAAAAAACCGTTGATTTCTTCCTGAGGTTTTTTAGGATGAAGGAAGTCGATAATGTGGTTTCGGACATGCACCCTCTCTTCAACACCACCATGTTTGCTGAAAAGCTCGCTGAAAAACTCAACGCAAGGCATATCCGAGTTCAGCACCATTTTTCCCATGCTCTCTCGGTAATGGCCGAAAAGAAGCTATCAAATGCCGTTGCAATTGCAGTTGATGGAGTTGGTTACGGTATGGATGGCAGCGTGTGGGGTGGAGAGGTTCTGTACATCGATATTGAGGGAGGAGAGTTCAGAAGGGTTGGCAGACTGGAGAGCTTTGAGCTGATTGGGGGTGATGCAGCAACAATGAGACCTGTAAGAATACTTGTATCTCTTCTTTCAGAGAGGCCTGAACTTCTTGATCATTACTCCAGGTACGAAGATGTGCACTCACTCCTCAAACTTCTCCCGTATGCCGTAAAGACCACCTCGGCTGGCAGATTTCTGGATGCCGCATCCGCAATGCTTGAGATATGTACAGAACGCACTTATGAAGGCGAACCGGCAATGAAACTTGAGGCTGCAGCCGAAAAATACGATCTTGGGGTTGAGGTGGAAGTAGACACGGCAGTTGAGAGGGCCAAGTTCGAAACCCCCTTCAAACCGGAGGGCAGAAGTGGGAAGGTCAGGGTTCTGAAGGTAAGGGATTTTTTTGGAGAATGCACGGAAAGATACCTAAGGGGGGAGAAAAGGAGTAAAATAGCCTATGAAATCTTCGCTTATCTGGCCTCCGGATTTGCCACCATAGCTGCTGAGTTTGCCGTTGACTGTCCTGTAATCGTTTGCGGAGGGGTTGCCTACAACCGCCACTTCACGGAAATACTGAAAAGGGAACTACCGGACATCATTGTTCCGTCAGCATTCCCGGCGGGGGATAATGGTATAAGTATCGGGCAGCTTTACTCGCTCAAAATTCTGGAGGGAGATGATGATTAGGAAGGAGGATGGGGCTGGAGGAAGATACATGAATGAATTTCTGAGGAAACACGTGTTTTCAAAGATCAATTCAAGAGTATGTGAGATAGAACTTGCCGAAATGGAGGATTCCGCAGATTTCAACGAAACCTCTGTCTTAACAACGGACTCGTATGTGGTGGACCCACCAGTTTTTCCCGGGGGTAGCATAGGAAGTCTGGCAATTTTCGGGACCTGCAATGATCTCGCCGTGGTTGGAGCCGAGCCGAAGTTCATGTCTCTTGCTCTGGTTATTCAGGATGGATTCTCAACAGAAATTTTTGACAGAATCATGAGTGACATCAGTGATGCGTGCGGTAAAGTGGGTGTGAGCATAATAACCGGGGACACAAAGGTCGTTGAGGCGAATGTTGGAATAATCGCAAATACGTCAGGGATAGGGATGAGAAACCCGTTCTTGGATAAGAATCTTGAAGTACTGAGAAGCTATCGAGAGTACCCGTTCACATGGGTTCGGGATAGGGGGCTCGGAAATGGAGATGCGGTGATACTCAGCGGGAGCATAGCCGAACACGGTTCGGCCATCATGGCCAGGAGAATTGGTTTCGATCATGGTATTCAGTCTGACGTTTTTCCAGTCTGGACCTTTGTGAAGGAGGCTCTGAGTACCGGCGGTATTTCGGCGATGAAAGACCCAACGAGAGGAGGGGTGGCAGCCGCACTTAATGAGATGGCGGAAAAGAGCGGTGTGGGGATAAAGGTTTACGAGGATAGAATCCCGATAAAGGATGAAGTAAAGAGTTTCTGTGAGCTGCTGGGACTCGATCCGCTGACCATGGCCAACGAGGGAAAGGTTGTTTTTGGTGTTATTCCAGAGATGGCTGATGACATTCTTAAAGCTCTGAAAAAAGCAGGGCAAAAGGATGCTGAAATAATCGGTTACGCTACAGATGAGTTCAGAGAGGTCGTTCTTGAAACTTCTGCCGGGACGAGTAGGGTTGTACCGCAACCCGTTTCGGATCCAATTCCGAGGGTCTGCTAGTCCATCTTAAATGGTCTAAAAATTTTAAACATGTTTCCTGAAAACAGTTAGGGCTCTCTCGGCAGACTCTCTGTCGTAGATTACGAGTGCCACCTCCTTAACGGACGAGCCTTTAAAGCTCTTCACGGCCTCGAGAAAAGTTTCAACAACTTTCTCCAAATCGCAGCCGTAGATCCCTGCGCTTACAGCCGGGAAGGCTATTGACTCTACGCCCATTTCCTCGGCCTTCTCCAGTGGACCGAAAAATGCCCTGAAAAGTTTATTCTTCAGTTCTTCGTTCCATTTTCCACCGCATATCGGTCCAACCGTGTGGAAAACGTACTTTATTCCCCTTCCCTCCAGCCTCATCGCCGGAGTGACAACCACCTCACCGTGTTCTATGTAATCTCTTCCAAACTGCTCCCTCATCGCATTCTTGCTTATCTCCGTGTATCTACCCGCATCACCTGTACAGGCCTTTGCAATTGCGTATGCGACACCACCACCGTGTTCGAGCCTCTTGTTGGCTGCATTAACGATGGCTCTGGCAGGATACTGCGTAATGTCTCCCTGAACAAGCTTTAATGTTATGCCGTCTACATTCAGTACGACCAGCACCTCCATATATCAGATTCGACGGAAGTTATAAAAATATTCATTCTGAAGGGAGAGGATTTCAAAAGTCATGAATACAATCGGACCTTTACTGCTGACTGAATATGGAAAAATAGGTTAAAGCTCGTAGCTCTCTCCGGGTTTCAGGATCACGACCTTCACGTTAAGACCTCTGGTCTCAACAGCCTTCTTGAATTCTGCTGGGTCCTTCTCCACAAGCGGGAAGGTGTTGTAGTGCATGGGTATTGCCACCTTGGGCCTTACGAGTTCCAGGGCCTTCACGGCCCCATCGATTCCCATGGTGTAGTAGTCGCCTATCGGCACAAGCATCACATCGGGTTTGTGAAGTTCGCCGATCAACTGCATGTCCAGAAATACGTCCGTATCACCCGTATGGTAAATTTTAAGCCCATCCATGGAAACTACAAAGCCTGCGGGTAAGCCGGCACTGATTATGTTTCCATTTTCGTCCTCAACATCTGCAGAGTGCAGAGCCGGTGTCATTGTGACTTCAATGTTTCCTGTTCTGAGTGTACCGCCGATGTTCATCCCCATCGTCTCAACATCCTTCTTCGCCAGTATTCTCGACAGCTCGTGAATGCAGACGATCGGGGCGTCATTCCTTCTCGCAATACCAACCGCATCCCCGAGATGGTCGCCGTGTCCGTGTGTTACTAGGATGTAGTCCACCTTCAGGTCCTCCGGTTTAACAGGGGCGGTGGGGTTGCCGGTCAGAAAAGGGTCGATCAGCACCTTCATGCTACCCTCAAGCAAAAAGGCCGCATGTCCCAACCAGGTTATCTTCATTCTAACACCCCCCTACCACATTGGGTGTAAAGAATTTTAAACGTTTTGTATCACAGATAATAAATTTCACTTTTGTGAGAAAAACTATTTTTAGCCAGTATCCATGCTTTACTATGGAACTAACGACACCAGAAAGGGTTCTGTTTGAAACAGAGGTTTACGAGATAGATGACGATCTGAAAGTCAAGAAGGGAAATGTAAAAATCACGGAATCGAGAGTTCTGTTTAAGAGTAACGGAAACTCAAAGCTGGTGTACATTTCAGGAATACAGATGCTCGAAATAAAAAAAGAGGAAAGATGGGGGTTCCTGGTGGCCGGAGGGATTTTGGGTGTCAGTGCAGCGATAATGTACCTTTTCGGGTTTGAATACGGAATAAAGAACTTTCTTGCAGCACTTTTCTTCTTCATCATGCCCACGACCTTCGTGTTGATCTCCATGCTTCTTCTCTACTGGTGGTTCGTGACAAGGTCCTATCTGCTCGACATGTTTACCGATTTTGGAAGAAGACTCAGAATAAGGAGCAAGAACAGGGACGATCTGTATGAGATAGCCAATGCTGTCGAGCTTGTTAAGATGGGGGCTGTCAGGAGACTTCAGAGGAAGGAGAGGCTGGAGAGATCGCTCATTTGAATTGAAATTTCTAAACTGTATTTCAGAAATAAAACTACAGATGTAAAAGAAATTTCTTTAAATAACATTAAAATGGTGGTGGTATGAATGAGGTCGGTATTGGTGTTGATGGTGAGGATATTAAAGGTTTTGCTGAAGATCCCGTAGAAAAGGTACGTCAACTGGAACGAGCTTTGGCAGAGAAAGAAAAGCAGCTTGCAGAGACAACAGCAGAGCTGAATAAAACAAAAGCATTCATAAACGAGCTGTTCAGAATACTACCCAAGCCAATTTACATCTATTTCATTGACAGAGATGGAAAACTTCGATACGTAAACGATGCCACTCTGCACTATCTTAAAAAGGACAGGGATGAGGTGATAGGGCGTAAGCCTTCAGAACTCTTCTTTGAAGAGTCGGGAA
The DNA window shown above is from Archaeoglobus neptunius and carries:
- the hypF gene encoding carbamoyltransferase HypF, which produces MFKITVRGTVQGVGFRPFVHRIALNLGLRGYVKNTGDGSVEIVVDRDPDSLIRMLRDRTPPAVKIDDVVVTKINCPLPESFEILPSGGKSTLSLPPPDMAVCGNCLKELFSQKDRRYLYPFISCTDCGARFSIVENLPFDRENTSLREFPMCEECRGEYKNVNDRRYYAQTIACGSCGPNYRFMGRNGERGGIEEASEAIESGEIIAIKGIGGYHIACLTEDETVAELRRILKRPQQPFAVMARNINAIESVSIVGEDERDELSSIERPIVVLRKKEPEIFKEVAPGLDTVGMMLPYAPVHYLLFSNMKVDFMVMTSANLPGEPMYIDEGVFNLDLDGYLVHNLKISNRVDDSVVKFCAGTRMIVRRSRGFVPKALNMDVKGYALAVGAELYNSIAVLREGKAVVSQYIGNTYNFKTYSEFFKKTVDFFLRFFRMKEVDNVVSDMHPLFNTTMFAEKLAEKLNARHIRVQHHFSHALSVMAEKKLSNAVAIAVDGVGYGMDGSVWGGEVLYIDIEGGEFRRVGRLESFELIGGDAATMRPVRILVSLLSERPELLDHYSRYEDVHSLLKLLPYAVKTTSAGRFLDAASAMLEICTERTYEGEPAMKLEAAAEKYDLGVEVEVDTAVERAKFETPFKPEGRSGKVRVLKVRDFFGECTERYLRGEKRSKIAYEIFAYLASGFATIAAEFAVDCPVIVCGGVAYNRHFTEILKRELPDIIVPSAFPAGDNGISIGQLYSLKILEGDDD
- the hypE gene encoding hydrogenase expression/formation protein HypE; this encodes MMIRKEDGAGGRYMNEFLRKHVFSKINSRVCEIELAEMEDSADFNETSVLTTDSYVVDPPVFPGGSIGSLAIFGTCNDLAVVGAEPKFMSLALVIQDGFSTEIFDRIMSDISDACGKVGVSIITGDTKVVEANVGIIANTSGIGMRNPFLDKNLEVLRSYREYPFTWVRDRGLGNGDAVILSGSIAEHGSAIMARRIGFDHGIQSDVFPVWTFVKEALSTGGISAMKDPTRGGVAAALNEMAEKSGVGIKVYEDRIPIKDEVKSFCELLGLDPLTMANEGKVVFGVIPEMADDILKALKKAGQKDAEIIGYATDEFREVVLETSAGTSRVVPQPVSDPIPRVC
- a CDS encoding [protein ADP-ribosylglutamate] hydrolase, whose translation is MEVLVVLNVDGITLKLVQGDITQYPARAIVNAANKRLEHGGGVAYAIAKACTGDAGRYTEISKNAMREQFGRDYIEHGEVVVTPAMRLEGRGIKYVFHTVGPICGGKWNEELKNKLFRAFFGPLEKAEEMGVESIAFPAVSAGIYGCDLEKVVETFLEAVKSFKGSSVKEVALVIYDRESAERALTVFRKHV
- a CDS encoding metal-dependent hydrolase — its product is MKITWLGHAAFLLEGSMKVLIDPFLTGNPTAPVKPEDLKVDYILVTHGHGDHLGDAVGIARRNDAPIVCIHELSRILAKKDVETMGMNIGGTLRTGNIEVTMTPALHSADVEDENGNIISAGLPAGFVVSMDGLKIYHTGDTDVFLDMQLIGELHKPDVMLVPIGDYYTMGIDGAVKALELVRPKVAIPMHYNTFPLVEKDPAEFKKAVETRGLNVKVVILKPGESYEL